CGCTCATTGTACTTGAAAGATAAATGCTCTTTATATATGTACCTTTAGCTGCAGACGGTTTCAACTTCAAAAGAGTTGAAATAAATTCCTTAGCGTTGTCACGAATCTGATCGGCATTGAAAGATACCTTTCCGATTGATGTATGAACGATACCGGATTTGTCTACTTTAAAGTCGATCTTACCTTGCTTAACTTCCTTCACTGCATTGCCGATCTCATTGGTAACCGTACCACTCTTAGGGTTAGGCATCAGACCACGAGGACCTAATACGCGACCTAAAGCACCGATCTTACCCATGATTGAAGGCATAGTGATGATAACGTCAATATCAGTCCAACCACCTTTAATCTTATCGATATACTCATCCAAGCCAACATAGTCAGCTCCAGCAGCAGTTGCTTCAGCTTCCTTGTCCGGCGTACATAATGCGAGAACCCTAACCTGCTTACCAGTTCCGTGAGGCAGTGAAACAACACCTCTCACCATTTGGTTAGCCTTACGAGGATCAACACCTAAACGAACATCCACATCTACTGATGCATCAAACTTAGAAGTAGTAATTTCTTTTACTAATGCTGATGCTTCCTTCAATGTATATGCTTTCCCAGCTTCAATCTTGCCTAAAGCTAACTTTTGATTTTTTGTCAGTTTACTCATTTCAATTGAAGTTTATTAATTATTACCCGGGAATGTCCCTTTAACTGTGATACCCATACTTCTAGCTGTTCCGGCAACCATTCGCATGGCAGCTTCAACAGTAAAACAGTTCAAGTCGACCAATTTGTCCTCTGCAATAGTTTTTACCTGATCCCAAGAGATTTCAGCAATCTTCTTACGATTCGGCTCAGCAGAACCACTCTTCTGTTTGGAAGCTTCCAATAACTGGATAG
This is a stretch of genomic DNA from Parabacteroides chongii. It encodes these proteins:
- the rplA gene encoding 50S ribosomal protein L1, with protein sequence MSKLTKNQKLALGKIEAGKAYTLKEASALVKEITTSKFDASVDVDVRLGVDPRKANQMVRGVVSLPHGTGKQVRVLALCTPDKEAEATAAGADYVGLDEYIDKIKGGWTDIDVIITMPSIMGKIGALGRVLGPRGLMPNPKSGTVTNEIGNAVKEVKQGKIDFKVDKSGIVHTSIGKVSFNADQIRDNAKEFISTLLKLKPSAAKGTYIKSIYLSSTMSAGIKIDPKSVEEN